A genome region from Methanobacterium aggregans includes the following:
- the cas4 gene encoding CRISPR-associated protein Cas4 — MLSNSEKHLQVRGTEINYYFICKTKLWLFSHNIQMEQESESVSMGKQLHKKSYGREKKDFTIDNLISVDFIRRGETLELHEVKKSSKMEDAHRYQLLYYMYYLKKEKGIQNIIGFIDYPKLRKKEKVELTESEEKSLEGIIEGIGQIVHGTISKPEKKKICRKCAYYEFCWV, encoded by the coding sequence ATGCTCTCAAACTCCGAAAAACACCTCCAGGTTCGAGGTACCGAGATAAACTACTACTTCATCTGCAAGACCAAGCTGTGGCTTTTCTCCCACAACATCCAGATGGAGCAGGAATCTGAATCAGTTTCAATGGGCAAACAGCTCCACAAAAAGAGCTACGGCCGTGAGAAGAAGGACTTCACCATTGACAACCTCATCAGCGTTGATTTTATAAGGCGAGGTGAAACCCTTGAACTCCACGAGGTTAAAAAGAGCAGTAAAATGGAGGACGCCCACCGCTACCAGCTCCTTTACTACATGTACTACTTGAAGAAGGAGAAGGGAATTCAGAACATCATAGGATTCATAGACTACCCCAAGCTGAGAAAAAAGGAAAAGGTGGAACTCACAGAATCTGAAGAGAAATCTTTAGAGGGCATAATTGAAGGTATTGGTCAAATAGTTCATGGAACCATTTCGAAACCTGAAAAAAAGAAAATATGCCGTAAATGTGCCTACTACGAGTTCTGTTGGGTTTAA
- the cas1b gene encoding type I-B CRISPR-associated endonuclease Cas1b — protein sequence MKKNYYLMSDGLLKRKENTLYFVNKDGKKPIPINKIYSIYAYGSLTFSSQSVHLLAKEGIPIHFFNYYGFYDGSFYPRETLLSGDLLVKQVEHYLNPGKRLWIAKKFIEGAAGNMEKVLGYYHVQNGIGKTVKDLTLSSNVTEAMNVEARMRSEYYSKMDEILPDGFKMEGRSRRPPENMVNALISFGNSMVYSTVISEIYNTQLNPTISYLHEPFERRYSLALDLSEMFKPILVDRLIFYMVNKRMLTEDDFEQKVDYCILNDGGRKKFIKEYDERLKKTIKHRELNRKVSYRRLIRLEAYKLIKHILGTQEYKPFVMWW from the coding sequence ATGAAAAAGAACTACTACCTTATGTCGGATGGATTGCTTAAAAGAAAGGAAAACACACTGTATTTTGTGAACAAAGATGGTAAAAAGCCCATACCCATAAACAAGATCTACTCCATCTATGCCTACGGCTCTCTTACCTTCTCCTCCCAGTCAGTGCACCTCCTGGCAAAGGAGGGCATTCCAATACACTTCTTCAACTACTACGGATTCTATGACGGCAGCTTCTACCCTAGGGAAACCCTGCTTTCAGGGGATCTGCTCGTGAAGCAGGTTGAACACTACCTCAACCCGGGAAAGAGGTTGTGGATTGCTAAAAAGTTCATTGAAGGTGCTGCAGGTAACATGGAAAAGGTTCTTGGTTACTACCATGTTCAAAATGGTATAGGGAAAACAGTGAAGGATTTAACGTTATCATCCAACGTTACTGAGGCAATGAACGTTGAGGCACGTATGCGTTCAGAGTACTACTCTAAAATGGATGAAATACTTCCTGACGGATTTAAAATGGAGGGAAGAAGCAGAAGGCCTCCTGAGAACATGGTGAATGCCCTTATAAGTTTTGGAAACTCAATGGTTTATTCAACCGTTATCTCTGAGATATACAACACTCAACTCAACCCAACAATTTCCTACCTCCACGAACCCTTTGAACGGCGCTACTCCCTGGCACTGGATCTGAGCGAGATGTTCAAGCCGATACTGGTTGACAGGCTCATATTTTACATGGTCAACAAGAGGATGCTAACCGAGGATGACTTCGAACAGAAAGTGGACTACTGCATACTGAACGACGGTGGAAGGAAGAAGTTCATAAAAGAGTACGATGAAAGGCTTAAAAAAACCATAAAACACAGGGAACTCAACCGTAAAGTTTCTTACAGGCGTTTGATCAGGTTGGAAGCTTACAAACTAATCAAGCACATCCTTGGCACGCAGGAGTACAAACCCTTTGTGATGTGGTGGTGA
- the cas2 gene encoding CRISPR-associated endonuclease Cas2, protein MYVIIVYDINVDRVNKVKSFLRTHLHWIQNSVFEGEVTKSEFEEIKDGLKDIINKDEDSVILYTMRSEKALKRKVLGVEKAPIGGIL, encoded by the coding sequence ATGTACGTTATAATAGTCTACGACATCAACGTTGACAGGGTTAACAAGGTCAAATCATTCCTCAGAACGCATCTGCACTGGATTCAGAACTCTGTATTTGAGGGAGAGGTTACAAAAAGTGAATTTGAAGAGATAAAAGATGGTCTAAAGGATATTATAAATAAAGATGAGGATTCTGTGATACTCTACACCATGCGGAGCGAAAAAGCACTTAAAAGAAAGGTTCTTGGTGTTGAAAAGGCCCCTATTGGTGGAATACTTTAA
- a CDS encoding right-handed parallel beta-helix repeat-containing protein translates to MLCITFLGFFACLSGVSAADVSIDNNTWTISEIQNYFNGNTVHGLTISNGDNVIFQAGDYLNLALSVKNSVNILANGAVNFIGKGAAIGITVSNANNVNITGLSVSNYTYGIYLSKSNNTDIINNTANNNRKNGITLDAASNTDIINNTMYNNTNRGIYLSSARNSFVSNNTICNSLTNNGGIILATSINSYIVNNTLNHNVDGIYVYANSVNTTLINNVVSNDTSNGIVLGDYSTSAVNNMLINNTVINNNVYGIRLMNTVNSTISENNVFNNTAGIGLAYNAINSNITENNVSNNRGDGIGVSTSSNTNIQGNTVNNNKRSGITLSSSRNSTVGDNLVSNNSQNGIIITGTGNSTVKNNTVSNNTLSGVRLGNSGNSVTDNSVTGNGVGVSIYATNNTLNNNNIANNGAGVLIGYNNAVIVLGENNISNNLYGLTITGNNDRLSNFGIENNTNGILLNGIKNILNNVTSSNNTNAGLIFNSTSSGNIFTNGSVTNNGMGITVNGQNNSVLSSTILKNTGYGFTVNGSSNTLNYNRIYQNNMGLNNTGSNTNANLNWWGINNAPTQVTSSGTNLNMSCWYVLQLSSNNYNTTFNTTQTFNPGDSVTLGYSLETNIPVTSYRELLPYFEVAVTKPDGGTVTGDIRNTTVNYTITAKKGTTYSIQSTADKENIKLSINTPASDLAVNKTVTNKKPNLNDKIVYTITVTNNGPDNATEVFLKDLLPKGIKFISADGKYNSTTGIWAIGDLRSGETVVLNIIAQVIQSNVNIQNIASVHQANYDPNSTNDQSSITINVGKDSDPTSGGRAGNEDGVVNVNAVAMKNTGVPIAVLVLGILTVFGGLLQRRK, encoded by the coding sequence ATGTTATGTATTACATTTCTTGGTTTTTTTGCGTGTTTAAGTGGTGTCAGTGCAGCTGATGTTAGCATAGATAACAACACCTGGACCATAAGTGAAATCCAGAATTATTTCAATGGAAATACAGTTCATGGTTTAACCATATCCAATGGGGATAATGTGATTTTCCAAGCAGGTGATTACCTTAATTTAGCATTATCTGTGAAAAATAGTGTTAATATCCTTGCTAATGGTGCTGTAAACTTCATTGGAAAGGGAGCAGCCATTGGTATTACTGTCTCTAATGCCAACAACGTGAACATAACTGGACTGAGCGTAAGCAACTACACATACGGCATATATTTAAGTAAGTCTAACAACACGGATATCATTAATAACACCGCTAATAATAACCGTAAAAATGGAATAACACTTGATGCGGCCTCCAATACAGATATTATTAACAACACTATGTACAACAACACCAATCGGGGAATCTACCTATCCTCTGCCCGTAACTCTTTCGTCTCCAATAACACAATCTGCAACAGTTTGACTAATAATGGGGGTATTATCTTGGCTACTTCCATTAATTCCTACATAGTTAACAACACCCTAAATCACAATGTAGATGGAATCTACGTGTATGCAAACTCAGTTAACACGACTTTAATCAACAACGTGGTGAGTAACGATACCAGCAATGGAATAGTGCTGGGAGACTACAGTACTTCGGCAGTTAACAACATGTTGATCAACAACACCGTGATCAACAACAATGTTTACGGGATTCGCTTAATGAATACAGTTAATTCCACAATATCAGAGAATAACGTGTTTAACAATACCGCCGGAATTGGTTTGGCATACAATGCAATTAATTCCAATATAACAGAGAATAACGTGTCCAACAATAGAGGTGATGGAATTGGTGTATCAACATCCTCTAATACGAATATACAGGGTAATACAGTTAACAACAACAAAAGATCTGGGATCACGTTATCAAGTTCACGTAATTCCACTGTAGGAGACAACCTTGTTTCTAACAACAGTCAAAACGGGATAATCATAACGGGTACTGGAAATTCAACTGTAAAAAATAATACAGTTTCTAACAACACATTATCTGGAGTTAGATTAGGTAATTCCGGTAATTCCGTGACTGATAACTCTGTGACCGGTAACGGTGTTGGTGTTTCAATTTACGCAACTAACAACACCCTAAATAACAACAACATTGCAAACAATGGTGCTGGTGTTTTAATTGGTTATAACAACGCAGTTATTGTTCTGGGAGAGAATAACATATCAAATAACCTGTACGGACTCACTATCACAGGAAACAATGACAGATTGAGCAATTTTGGCATTGAAAACAATACCAATGGTATCCTTCTTAATGGTATCAAAAACATCCTGAACAATGTGACCAGCAGTAACAACACCAATGCAGGTTTAATATTTAATTCAACATCCTCAGGTAACATTTTCACTAATGGTTCAGTAACAAACAATGGTATGGGCATTACTGTGAATGGTCAGAACAACTCTGTTTTGAGCTCCACAATCCTAAAAAACACAGGATACGGTTTCACAGTAAATGGATCCAGCAACACCTTAAACTACAACAGGATATACCAGAATAACATGGGGTTGAACAACACAGGCAGCAACACCAATGCTAATTTGAACTGGTGGGGAATTAACAACGCACCAACACAAGTTACGAGCTCCGGCACAAATCTAAACATGAGCTGCTGGTACGTTCTACAGTTATCCTCCAACAACTACAACACAACTTTTAACACCACACAAACATTCAATCCAGGAGACTCTGTAACTTTAGGCTATTCATTAGAAACTAATATTCCAGTGACAAGTTACAGAGAATTGTTACCCTACTTTGAAGTTGCAGTAACAAAACCAGATGGAGGTACCGTTACAGGGGACATAAGAAACACAACAGTTAATTACACAATCACTGCCAAAAAGGGTACTACTTACTCAATTCAATCTACAGCTGACAAAGAGAACATTAAACTATCAATCAATACACCAGCTTCTGATTTAGCTGTCAATAAAACAGTGACGAATAAAAAACCTAACCTGAATGATAAAATTGTTTACACAATTACAGTGACAAATAATGGTCCAGATAATGCAACCGAGGTCTTTTTGAAGGATTTACTTCCAAAGGGAATTAAATTTATCTCTGCTGATGGGAAATACAATTCCACAACAGGAATATGGGCTATTGGAGATTTAAGAAGTGGTGAAACTGTCGTATTAAACATCATTGCACAGGTGATTCAGTCCAATGTGAACATACAAAACATTGCATCAGTGCACCAGGCAAACTACGACCCGAACAGTACCAATGACCAGTCAAGCATCACCATAAACGTTGGAAAAGATTCTGATCCAACAAGTGGAGGACGTGCAGGTAACGAAGATGGGGTAGTCAATGTAAATGCTGTTGCAATGAAAAACACGGGTGTGCCAATTGCAGTACTGGTACTAGGTATCTTAACAGTATTTGGCGGACTGTTACAAAGAAGGAAATAA